One genomic window of Undibacterium cyanobacteriorum includes the following:
- the bufB gene encoding MNIO family bufferin maturase yields the protein MNAEMKQINEVSNARLQGVGIGLRTPHYRDFLERKIKVDWLEVHSENFFASGGFDLFVLEKLAQDYPISLHGVGLALGSAQGFKESHAQRLKALVDRIQPALVSEHLCWGAINGRHLNDLLPMPLSFESLDLMAERVDFLQNILKRTVLIENVSSYLRFQDDQMCEADFLCRLSKRTGCGILLDVNNVFVNQFNHAEPASHEFEFYQQQVRSIGEIHLAGHSQVEDCLIDDHGSRVRKEVWDLYEFVCRNISPTIPTLIEWDTDIPDVEVLVVEAEKAKAIQKTCQELHHVD from the coding sequence AAGCAGATCAACGAGGTAAGCAACGCTCGCTTGCAAGGCGTCGGGATAGGTTTACGCACGCCGCATTATCGTGATTTTCTCGAACGAAAAATTAAGGTAGATTGGTTAGAGGTTCATTCTGAAAATTTCTTCGCGAGCGGTGGATTTGATTTATTTGTCCTGGAAAAATTAGCGCAAGACTATCCCATTAGTTTGCATGGTGTTGGTCTCGCTCTTGGTTCAGCGCAGGGATTTAAAGAGTCGCATGCTCAGCGATTGAAAGCCTTGGTTGATCGCATACAGCCCGCGCTAGTATCGGAACATCTCTGTTGGGGGGCGATCAATGGTCGCCATTTGAATGATTTGTTACCCATGCCTTTAAGCTTTGAAAGTTTAGATTTGATGGCAGAACGGGTAGATTTTCTGCAGAATATTTTGAAGCGAACCGTGTTGATCGAAAACGTGTCGAGCTACCTTCGCTTTCAAGATGATCAAATGTGTGAGGCTGATTTTTTGTGTCGCTTAAGCAAACGTACTGGCTGTGGCATTTTGTTGGATGTTAACAATGTATTTGTCAACCAGTTCAATCATGCTGAACCTGCCTCACACGAGTTTGAGTTTTATCAGCAGCAGGTGAGGTCAATTGGTGAAATTCATTTGGCAGGTCACAGTCAGGTTGAGGATTGTTTGATCGATGACCATGGAAGTCGAGTGCGGAAAGAGGTGTGGGATCTCTATGAGTTTGTATGTCGCAATATCAGCCCCACGATTCCAACTCTGATTGAATGGGACACTGATATTCCCGACGTCGAAGTTTTAGTTGTCGAAGCGGAAAAAGCAAAAGCAATACAGAAAACCTGCCAGGAGTTGCATCATGTCGACTAA
- a CDS encoding DNA-binding domain-containing protein has translation MSTKLAELQSNFARALLEFDDGLIAASLRCKHGSAEERIAIYRGNLLAIWNKSLANAYPVIQRLVGEDFFEDLARSYGRRYPSQAGDLNVFGELFADFLLGVAPLAEYHYMPAVAQLEWLVHQSYYAQAPNESLTLTGFLQTAGGHAQDACLSFVPCSVLFKSDKAAVKVWQAHQTEEFSGLPSDLEQPSYAVVVRPHWRVEVMPLDQAGFTALECLQNGVTLGAALDQALQIDAQFDVGAHLQKWFAAGIFSA, from the coding sequence ATGTCGACTAAGCTGGCTGAATTGCAGTCGAATTTTGCGCGAGCATTGCTCGAATTTGATGATGGTTTGATCGCAGCTTCTCTACGATGTAAGCATGGCTCAGCTGAAGAGCGTATCGCGATTTATCGCGGAAATCTTTTGGCGATTTGGAACAAGTCATTAGCCAATGCTTATCCCGTCATTCAACGTCTTGTCGGTGAAGATTTCTTTGAAGATTTGGCGCGCTCCTATGGTCGCCGCTATCCGTCCCAAGCAGGTGATTTGAATGTATTTGGTGAACTTTTTGCAGACTTTCTCCTTGGTGTTGCTCCTTTGGCTGAATACCACTATATGCCTGCTGTCGCTCAACTTGAGTGGTTGGTGCATCAGAGTTATTACGCCCAAGCGCCGAATGAGTCATTGACACTAACGGGTTTTCTGCAAACGGCGGGGGGGCATGCGCAAGATGCGTGTTTGTCGTTTGTTCCCTGTTCTGTTTTGTTTAAAAGCGATAAAGCTGCAGTAAAGGTGTGGCAGGCGCATCAAACGGAAGAGTTTTCGGGGCTGCCAAGCGATCTGGAGCAACCGTCCTACGCGGTAGTAGTAAGGCCGCACTGGCGGGTTGAGGTGATGCCATTGGATCAGGCTGGCTTTACTGCTTTGGAGTGCTTGCAGAACGGCGTTACGCTTGGTGCCGCACTTGATCAAGCCTTGCAAATCGACGCGCAGTTCGATGTCGGTGCGCATTTGCAAAAGTGGTTTGCTGCAGGAATTTTTTCTGCTTAG
- a CDS encoding DoxX family protein gives MKFFLKVHQCSMRFDALLDRWGYSLVGLLVRGFVGWQFFKSGLVKVQDWESTLSLFREEYNVPLLPPEIAAVLGAGGELVLPIFLLLGLFSRPVAMGLLAVNLMAVVSYPQLWSFECPAAINDHFYWGILLLILFAKGVGEFSLDSVLQKRFKIPTTA, from the coding sequence ATGAAATTTTTCTTGAAAGTCCACCAATGCTCTATGCGATTTGATGCCTTGCTCGATCGTTGGGGCTATAGTCTGGTTGGTCTCTTGGTTCGGGGATTTGTAGGGTGGCAGTTTTTCAAATCAGGTCTGGTGAAGGTGCAAGATTGGGAGTCGACATTAAGTCTGTTTCGCGAGGAATACAATGTTCCTTTGCTGCCTCCTGAAATAGCTGCAGTCCTCGGGGCAGGCGGTGAATTAGTTTTGCCAATATTCTTGCTCCTAGGTTTGTTCAGCCGACCTGTAGCGATGGGTTTATTGGCAGTGAATTTGATGGCGGTTGTGTCATATCCTCAGCTATGGTCGTTTGAGTGTCCTGCCGCCATTAACGATCATTTTTATTGGGGGATTTTGTTGTTGATCTTGTTTGCAAAAGGAGTTGGTGAGTTTAGTTTAGATAGTGTGTTGCAGAAGCGATTCAAAATACCAACTACGGCGTGA
- a CDS encoding SGNH/GDSL hydrolase family protein — protein sequence MRHLKLSLTILAAAALTACGGGTSSSSKDPAPKITFSSQVTFGDSLSDVGTYKVGTVAALGGGKYTINSATAKNWTEIVAANLGLPAPCAAQTGLEGAAAQGFNVPVTVKAGCTGYAQGGARVTNPVGPGNKALGGANAVLGQTTVPVVTQINNYLAANGGKFSGTEIVFVSGGPNDVFIKTGELSAAATQAATAAVTAAVPGQIQKDIAAGTCKPTDAQASNCINAAVATLTPTVGAAAGAAYASANAQTYVDAIGTAGTELAGYVKNLILAKGAKYVVVVNMPDMSKTPAALAQSKDSQTLLNGMSITFNARLIEGLAGLDNVLMVDLYTRFRDHAANPSAYGISNITTPACDLSAAKNPLGSSLVCSANNLIPGDTSKYYFADTVHPTPFGNQLFADYITAEIAKRGWK from the coding sequence ATGCGTCATCTCAAATTATCTCTCACCATTCTCGCCGCAGCAGCATTAACAGCTTGCGGAGGTGGCACTAGCAGCAGTTCTAAAGATCCTGCGCCAAAAATCACCTTTTCTTCTCAAGTCACATTTGGTGACAGCTTGAGCGACGTTGGTACTTACAAAGTTGGTACAGTCGCAGCTCTCGGTGGTGGCAAATACACCATCAACAGCGCAACAGCGAAAAACTGGACTGAAATCGTCGCAGCAAACTTAGGCTTGCCAGCACCATGCGCGGCACAAACAGGCTTGGAAGGTGCTGCGGCACAAGGCTTTAACGTTCCTGTCACTGTCAAAGCTGGATGTACTGGCTATGCACAAGGTGGTGCGCGTGTAACCAATCCTGTTGGGCCAGGTAATAAAGCCTTGGGCGGTGCCAATGCTGTTCTGGGCCAAACAACTGTGCCAGTCGTCACTCAAATTAACAACTACTTGGCAGCTAACGGTGGCAAATTCTCTGGCACTGAAATCGTATTTGTAAGCGGCGGTCCAAATGACGTTTTCATCAAAACTGGTGAATTGTCTGCTGCGGCAACGCAAGCTGCAACTGCAGCAGTTACTGCAGCAGTACCAGGCCAAATTCAAAAAGATATCGCTGCCGGCACTTGCAAACCAACTGATGCTCAAGCAAGTAACTGTATCAACGCTGCGGTTGCCACTTTGACTCCAACCGTTGGTGCTGCAGCAGGTGCGGCTTATGCGTCAGCTAACGCTCAAACTTATGTTGATGCGATCGGTACAGCAGGTACTGAATTGGCTGGCTACGTGAAAAACCTGATCTTGGCAAAAGGTGCGAAATACGTTGTTGTCGTGAATATGCCAGATATGAGCAAAACACCTGCAGCTTTAGCGCAATCTAAAGATTCTCAAACGTTGTTGAATGGTATGAGCATCACTTTCAATGCCCGTTTAATCGAAGGTTTGGCCGGTTTAGACAATGTGTTGATGGTCGACTTGTACACACGCTTCCGTGATCACGCAGCAAACCCATCAGCTTACGGTATTAGTAACATTACGACTCCTGCTTGTGATCTAAGCGCCGCTAAGAATCCTTTGGGCTCATCGTTGGTCTGCTCAGCGAATAACTTGATCCCAGGCGATACAAGTAAGTATTATTTTGCTGATACCGTTCATCCAACACCATTTGGTAATCAACTGTTCGCAGATTACATCACCGCTGAAATCGCAAAACGCGGCTGGAAATAA
- a CDS encoding porin yields the protein MKLKMLAAVLTTCFTAPVLAQTNVTIYGILDAGIQFNSNGKANQTKMVSGIADGSRLGFKGTEDMGGGYKAIFNLEARVEVDTGANKAGNISDYQGYALTKGMDFPDFGNPTLKGAAAQTLQGVREALQPKYNVNATNTYVLQRGGGPDGGMFDRTAMVGLITPVGAVLAGRMYTPAYEIFNAADTFESGMAGSWGGITGGTGGLLTSGMAIRSNKAAQYRIELPSGIAASLMYGFKNSGYVGLDDKFIAGMVKYKANGFDVGIGYNRGTNMDGTTGLITTTAGGSYAAGDFKFFAGYQAMKNENSILLPVFYDAWDKEIGPSLRNAGVPAAVVGAWTSVFRTTVAKNFKLDATSYSLGMHYKVGNGRIMTSYSHQDDRTLSNSDVTQIAIGYDYNLSKRTDVYTVFGRIRNQNDGQYALGAASASGGFTETPGGSARAVQIGMRHRF from the coding sequence ATGAAATTAAAAATGTTGGCGGCAGTGTTGACCACTTGCTTTACAGCGCCAGTTCTGGCTCAGACCAATGTAACCATCTACGGTATTTTGGACGCTGGTATTCAGTTCAATTCCAACGGCAAAGCTAACCAAACGAAAATGGTAAGTGGTATTGCTGATGGTTCCCGTTTGGGCTTTAAAGGCACAGAGGATATGGGTGGCGGATACAAAGCCATTTTTAACCTCGAAGCACGTGTTGAAGTTGACACTGGTGCAAACAAAGCGGGCAATATCAGTGATTATCAAGGTTATGCTTTGACAAAAGGTATGGATTTTCCTGACTTTGGTAATCCAACTTTGAAGGGGGCTGCAGCGCAGACTTTGCAAGGTGTTCGTGAAGCTTTGCAACCAAAGTACAACGTCAACGCAACTAATACGTACGTGTTGCAACGGGGCGGCGGCCCAGATGGTGGCATGTTCGACCGTACTGCGATGGTTGGTTTGATTACTCCAGTTGGTGCTGTTTTAGCTGGTCGTATGTACACACCAGCTTACGAAATTTTTAACGCTGCAGATACGTTCGAAAGCGGTATGGCAGGTAGTTGGGGCGGTATCACTGGTGGTACTGGTGGCTTGCTGACTTCGGGTATGGCGATTCGTTCCAATAAAGCAGCTCAGTATCGTATCGAGTTACCTAGCGGGATAGCAGCTTCCTTGATGTACGGTTTCAAGAACTCTGGCTATGTCGGTTTGGACGACAAATTCATCGCAGGTATGGTGAAGTACAAAGCAAATGGCTTTGACGTTGGTATCGGTTACAACCGTGGTACAAACATGGATGGAACAACCGGTTTGATTACGACTACAGCAGGTGGTTCCTACGCTGCAGGTGATTTCAAATTCTTCGCTGGTTACCAAGCGATGAAGAATGAAAACTCGATTTTGTTGCCAGTGTTCTACGATGCATGGGATAAGGAAATCGGCCCAAGTTTGCGTAATGCAGGTGTGCCAGCGGCTGTTGTCGGTGCATGGACGAGTGTGTTCCGCACTACAGTAGCGAAAAACTTCAAGCTTGATGCGACTAGCTATAGCTTAGGTATGCACTACAAAGTGGGTAACGGTCGCATTATGACTTCGTATAGCCATCAAGATGATCGTACATTGTCTAACAGCGACGTGACACAAATCGCGATTGGCTACGACTATAATTTGTCTAAACGTACAGATGTTTATACAGTGTTCGGTCGTATCCGCAATCAGAATGATGGTCAGTACGCTTTAGGTGCTGCTAGCGCATCTGGTGGTTTCACAGAAACGCCAGGTGGATCTGCTCGTGCGGTTCAAATCGGTATGCGTCATCGCTTCTGA
- a CDS encoding GGDEF domain-containing protein, with amino-acid sequence MEHFRQFKETNFKLADIELFRNLSADQHDLIKAHLAQCPVYRAHAGEVVLDSNNGVGNLYIILRGNLALTSSTSRRQLEGATTQYFAGECVGEISVLDDEGHLSTIAAVTDSELLAIDSATMWKLIDESNGVARNLLQLLSFRIRAANAQLRNRQKVGEFYRQLSMVDGLTGLNNRSWLNTQLPGLIDSAHATASELSVIMLDLDHFKQFNDRFGHVLGDEALQAAAKVISNGLRPSDFAARYGGEEMIVILPNTPKESALIVAERLCERIRHTKVFQNDAIGLPHITASIGLASLAEGQDGLAVIAASDAALYRAKERGRNQVAL; translated from the coding sequence ATGGAACACTTTCGGCAATTTAAAGAGACGAATTTCAAGCTCGCCGATATTGAGCTCTTTCGCAACCTAAGCGCAGATCAACATGATTTGATCAAAGCCCATTTGGCGCAATGCCCGGTCTATCGCGCCCATGCTGGCGAAGTCGTCCTCGACAGTAACAACGGCGTCGGCAATCTCTACATTATTTTAAGAGGTAACCTTGCACTGACCTCGAGCACTTCGCGGAGGCAACTCGAAGGTGCGACAACCCAGTATTTCGCAGGGGAATGCGTAGGAGAAATTTCAGTTCTGGATGATGAAGGACACCTCTCCACCATTGCAGCGGTCACCGATAGTGAGTTACTCGCGATCGATTCTGCAACGATGTGGAAATTGATTGATGAATCCAACGGCGTCGCCCGCAACCTGCTTCAACTGCTTTCGTTCAGAATTCGTGCGGCCAATGCGCAGTTACGGAATCGTCAAAAAGTTGGCGAATTCTACCGCCAACTTTCGATGGTAGACGGTTTGACCGGACTCAATAATCGTTCTTGGCTCAATACCCAACTGCCAGGTCTGATTGATAGTGCGCACGCCACCGCCAGTGAATTAAGCGTCATCATGCTAGACCTTGATCACTTCAAGCAATTTAATGATCGTTTCGGCCATGTTTTAGGCGACGAGGCACTTCAAGCAGCGGCTAAGGTAATCAGTAATGGCCTGCGTCCAAGTGACTTTGCTGCCCGCTACGGTGGTGAAGAAATGATTGTAATACTTCCAAACACACCTAAAGAATCGGCACTTATCGTCGCAGAACGCTTGTGCGAACGTATTCGCCACACTAAAGTTTTTCAAAACGATGCGATAGGCTTACCACATATTACAGCTTCGATCGGACTCGCATCGCTAGCCGAAGGGCAAGATGGTCTTGCCGTGATCGCTGCGTCGGATGCGGCACTCTACCGCGCCAAAGAACGCGGTAGAAACCAAGTTGCATTGTAA
- a CDS encoding HDOD domain-containing protein, which translates to MTQFITDVDDHQISLEEVINKINDLPMLPDVAKEMLSDLNNDDISLDAIVEKVALDQALAAKVLRLANASIYGANSKVVTIQQAVAMLGIKNLKNLIRLSIFTKHLPHAACRGFDNQAYWRHNIATAICAELISRTLHMKHDFAFTAGLLHDIGRLVLVSRFPRKYEQVIESAKRSDTSLLEAERSVLGVDHVAVGLVLALQWNFSDAIQDGIRGHHDPDDKELNSVAAIVHVANAIVHALDLNNDERELVPLISQHAWDVLSLSDEAYLAIFHETELRVEAMNQMLQSS; encoded by the coding sequence ATGACGCAATTTATTACGGACGTTGATGACCATCAAATTTCTCTCGAAGAAGTCATCAACAAGATCAACGATCTACCGATGCTGCCCGATGTCGCCAAGGAGATGCTGAGTGATCTAAACAATGATGACATCAGCCTTGATGCCATCGTTGAAAAAGTCGCTCTCGATCAAGCTTTAGCGGCAAAAGTATTGCGCCTCGCAAATGCCTCAATTTATGGTGCGAACTCGAAGGTCGTAACGATACAGCAAGCCGTCGCGATGCTAGGCATCAAAAATTTGAAGAATTTAATTCGCTTGAGTATCTTCACGAAACACTTGCCACATGCCGCCTGTCGTGGCTTCGATAATCAAGCATATTGGCGGCACAATATTGCCACGGCAATCTGTGCAGAATTAATTTCTAGAACCTTACACATGAAGCATGACTTCGCCTTCACGGCGGGTCTCTTGCATGACATTGGCCGCCTAGTACTAGTTTCGCGCTTCCCTAGAAAATATGAACAAGTCATCGAAAGTGCTAAGCGTAGCGATACCAGCCTACTCGAAGCAGAACGTAGCGTACTCGGGGTGGATCACGTCGCGGTTGGTTTAGTACTAGCACTTCAATGGAACTTCTCAGACGCGATCCAAGATGGCATACGCGGACATCACGATCCCGATGATAAAGAACTCAACTCAGTCGCCGCTATCGTTCATGTCGCCAATGCAATTGTTCATGCACTTGATCTCAATAATGACGAGCGCGAGCTGGTGCCTCTGATATCGCAACATGCCTGGGATGTGCTATCCCTCTCGGATGAAGCGTATTTAGCAATCTTTCATGAGACAGAGCTGCGCGTCGAAGCGATGAATCAGATGCTTCAAAGCTCTTAG
- a CDS encoding M14 family metallopeptidase produces MHRKTPHSILGFTTAALLLLSSTTSMANAVKKQSNASDLRTTAEKTQFQETGRYEEVERLCMGFERQYPKSVRCKKFGTTPEGRSMFYLVASHSGVLGPQQLKKKPLPVTLIQAGIHAGEIDGKDAGFLALRKLLDQANALRNQVVLFVPVFNVDGHERFDSYNRPNQRGPKAMGWRTTAQNYNLNRDYVKADAPEMQAMLALVNEWDPIATIDLHVTDGAKFQHAVSIQVEPSLNHDHPLATIGKHFQEAVIADLSKKDFLPLGFYMSFDEEDNPMSGFSNNVSTPRFSTGYFQLRNRLAMLVETHSWKDYPTRVQITHDTILSVVKQMEEHGQEWRSRALQADQQSLKLAGNPLALSYRNTNETKTIEFQGYAYSRSTSEISGASMTRYDESKPQVWRVKLQDQVTPDVSTQLPLGGYVVPAAYASKLEDKLKQHGIQFQKLSTAFSAQTFEVFRAQRFEFSQQSIEHHQMLKVEGSWAKETRTLGKNALFIPIQQAKARLVATMFEPLGGDSLLNWGWFNNAFESKEYMEAYVAEEFAREALQASPELHAEFQEKLTKDPAFKANPQKRLEFFAKRHPSWDKAFALYPVMRVDQIPSDVK; encoded by the coding sequence ATGCATAGAAAAACTCCACACAGCATTCTCGGCTTCACCACTGCCGCGCTGCTTTTGCTCTCGTCCACGACATCCATGGCGAACGCTGTAAAGAAGCAATCGAATGCTTCAGATCTGAGAACAACTGCTGAAAAAACACAGTTCCAAGAGACTGGTCGCTACGAGGAAGTAGAACGTCTGTGCATGGGTTTTGAACGGCAATATCCTAAATCAGTGCGTTGCAAAAAATTTGGCACAACACCAGAGGGGCGCAGCATGTTCTATTTGGTGGCATCTCACAGCGGCGTACTCGGCCCGCAGCAGCTCAAAAAGAAGCCGCTGCCAGTCACACTAATCCAAGCAGGCATTCATGCTGGAGAAATTGATGGAAAAGATGCCGGCTTTTTAGCTTTACGCAAACTCCTTGATCAAGCAAATGCTTTACGCAACCAAGTAGTGCTATTTGTTCCAGTATTCAACGTGGATGGACACGAGCGTTTTGACAGCTATAACCGTCCGAATCAACGCGGTCCGAAAGCCATGGGTTGGCGCACGACCGCACAAAACTATAACTTGAATCGCGATTACGTAAAGGCAGATGCACCTGAAATGCAGGCAATGCTGGCACTCGTGAATGAATGGGATCCGATCGCCACAATCGACTTACACGTGACTGATGGCGCCAAATTCCAACATGCGGTATCCATCCAAGTTGAACCGTCTCTAAATCACGATCATCCTTTAGCAACGATTGGTAAGCATTTCCAAGAGGCTGTGATTGCCGATCTGAGCAAGAAAGACTTTCTCCCTCTCGGTTTTTACATGTCTTTCGATGAAGAAGACAATCCCATGTCCGGCTTCTCCAATAACGTTTCTACACCGCGCTTTTCGACTGGCTACTTCCAGCTCCGTAACAGGCTGGCAATGTTGGTCGAAACTCACTCTTGGAAAGATTATCCAACACGAGTCCAGATCACGCACGACACCATACTCTCTGTCGTCAAACAAATGGAAGAGCACGGCCAAGAATGGCGCAGCCGTGCTTTACAAGCGGACCAACAGAGCCTCAAATTAGCAGGCAATCCTCTTGCATTGAGCTACCGGAACACGAACGAAACTAAGACCATCGAATTTCAGGGTTATGCCTACTCGCGCTCAACGTCGGAAATTTCTGGCGCGAGCATGACACGCTATGATGAAAGTAAGCCTCAGGTTTGGCGCGTTAAGCTACAAGACCAAGTCACACCCGACGTCAGTACACAACTTCCACTCGGTGGTTATGTGGTTCCAGCCGCATATGCCAGCAAGCTCGAAGATAAGCTCAAACAGCATGGCATCCAATTCCAGAAGCTCAGTACGGCCTTTTCTGCACAAACTTTCGAAGTATTTCGCGCCCAGCGTTTTGAATTTAGTCAGCAGTCAATCGAACATCATCAGATGTTGAAGGTCGAAGGAAGCTGGGCCAAAGAAACTCGTACGCTCGGCAAAAACGCGCTTTTCATTCCTATTCAGCAAGCCAAGGCGCGATTGGTGGCAACGATGTTCGAGCCACTTGGCGGCGATTCGCTCTTGAATTGGGGTTGGTTCAATAATGCTTTCGAAAGCAAAGAATATATGGAAGCCTATGTGGCGGAAGAGTTTGCACGAGAGGCCCTTCAAGCATCACCAGAACTCCATGCCGAATTTCAAGAAAAACTCACCAAAGACCCTGCATTTAAGGCGAATCCTCAAAAACGCTTAGAGTTTTTTGCGAAACGCCATCCATCGTGGGATAAGGCATTTGCGCTCTATCCTGTAATGCGAGTCGATCAAATACCAAGTGACGTCAAATAA